The DNA region gcAACATCATTTTTGGCGACATTTTTATAAAGATTATTAGTGTAATATTTTCACTAGTCTACGCTAAGACATTTCAAGGATTTGCCAAGTTGCCAAGTTGGTTTGTCAGATAAATCATTGTAAAGAGACCAGTTTATTATAAACTATTTTCCACTTTTGTTCCGCTTTAATCCCAGTTTTCGTAGTCAGGTAAAATGAAGAGTATATGGGACAGAAAATGAGTTTATGATTATGTATGCAGTTTTATGATGCTTTGGTTTTGGGTTTACCATTTGGTTTACCTGGAATCATAAAGATTTTGACTTTAACTGCAGGCTACAATCCGTCTGGACTATACCacattgaaatatatatatctacatacatacatacctatgAGAATAAAtgctaattatttttatggcgaaataaaaataaagcttATAAGAGAACGAGAGGTCCCCTGATAGGGCCCACATTCATCCCATGGAAAAATTCTCAACTCAAGAGTCAGAGTGGTTCGTGCATTATCAGCTGGAGCAGCAATGATTAgcacaagaacaacaacaaaataaaataaagtgaGAAATtacataattaaaacaaagatGATTGACATAAGCATTTAATGAGCGGTAAGCATTGAGTGTGGTTGGGATCGGTGGATCCAAGTTGGATATCCTTAAATAAGAACaagtaatttattttaaatgtaGCATCGTTTGATCcttatttttggaatatttCTGTAGACAAAAGACATTTAAAAAGTAGATAATAAGATATTGTGCTAAATTTTAACGactttttataattttttctttccttgACAGGAGACAAAAGGATTCACACATAAATCAAAAGTGAAGTGAAGTCAATTTAGAATTTCTCCCACCATTTTTCTTCAAGGAAAAAcaacataaacaaaatgcGTTTCCAGCAGTTGCTGCAAATGCGCAGATATGCGTCCGCCACCCTAAGAAGGTCCGtgacagcaacaacaccaacaccggcaacaacaacaacaacaaccacagtaCGCACGATGGCGGGTAGCGGGGCTGCAATACCAGAGCTCACACAGGTaggtgcacacacacacacacacacacacacacacacacgcacacagagaCAACTCTCATTCACTGTGGTGAGTTGTTGCAGATGGGGCGTGGCATGCATTTATGAAAaccagaagaagaaaaaaaatggtgGTTGTTGAGGATGTACAGTTGTGCAGGAAAATCAATGTGAAAAGCTTAATTTTTCTTGTGATTTCAATTTATTCTTCCATTGCAGATCACGGACAATGTGCAACGTGGAAATTATGCAGAACTAAATGACAAGGATGTGGCACATTTCGAGAAATTGTTGGGTAAAAATCATGTGCTAACCGAGGATCTAGAGGGTTATAATATCTGCTTTCTAAAACGCATACGAGGTGAGTGAGTGATAGAGTAATTCGAATTTTTGAAATGTTGCCAAGGCTAAAGAATCCTTTTCCGCTGCTAGGTAACAGCAAATTGGTATTAAAACCCGGCAATACCGAGGAGGTGGCCGCCATTCTACGTCATTGCAATGAACGGAAGTTGGCTGTTGTACCGCAGGGTGGCAATACTGGTCTTGTGGGCGGATCGGTGCCGATTTGTGATGAGATCGTCTTATCGCTGCAGCGTTTAAACAAAGTCCTCTCGGTGGACGAAGTGACGGGCATTGCCGTAGTCGAATCCGGTTGCATATTGGAGAATTTTGATCAGCGGGCACGTGAAGTGGGTCTAACAGTGCCTTTGGATTTGGGTGCCAAGGCTAGTTGTCACATTGGCGGCAATGTATCGACCAATGCCGGTGGAGTGCGTGTAGTTCGTTATGGTAATCTGCATGGCTCTGTTCTGGGCGTCGAGGCTGTTCTGGCGAATGGTCAGGTACTCGATTTGATGTCAAATTTCAAGAAGGACAACACTGGCTATCATATGAAGCATCTGTTTATTGGCTCCGAGGGTACATTGGGTGTGATTACAAAGCTATCGATGCTCTGTCCGCACACTTCCAAGTCTGTAAATGTTGCATTTATTGGTCTCAATTCATTTGATGATGTCTTAAAGACATTTGTCAGTGCCAAGCGAAATCTGGGCGAGATTCTAAGCTCGTGCGAATTGATCGATGAAAGGGCATTGAACACGGCACTGGAGCAGTTCAAGTTCCTCAAGTAAGTCAAAACGATTCTATTTATTGGCCAAGTTCTAActctttcatttcatttgtgttTGACAGTGCTCCCATATCGGGCTATCCCTTCTATATGCTAATTGAGACATCTGGCAGCAATGGAGACCACGATGAGGAGAAAATCAATCAATTCATTGGCGATGGCATGGAAAAAGGTGAAATTCTTGATGGCACTGTCACTGGGGATCCAGGCAAAGTGCAGGAAATCTGGAAAATACGCGAAATGGTTCCACTCGGTCTAATTGAGAAGAGTTTCTGCTTCAAATACGACATCTCCCTGCCTCTACGCGATTTCTATAGCATTGTGGATGTGATGCGTGAGCGTTGCGGTCCCCTGGCCACAGTTGTTTGTGGTTACGGACATTTGGGTGACTCAAATCTTCATTTGAATGTGTCGTGTGAGGAATTCAATGATGCCATCTACAAGAAAGTTGAACCCTTTGTCTATGAGTATACATCAAAGC from Drosophila willistoni isolate 14030-0811.24 chromosome XL unlocalized genomic scaffold, UCI_dwil_1.1 Seg141, whole genome shotgun sequence includes:
- the LOC6648673 gene encoding D-2-hydroxyglutarate dehydrogenase, mitochondrial, translated to MRFQQLLQMRRYASATLRRSVTATTPTPATTTTTTTVRTMAGSGAAIPELTQITDNVQRGNYAELNDKDVAHFEKLLGKNHVLTEDLEGYNICFLKRIRGNSKLVLKPGNTEEVAAILRHCNERKLAVVPQGGNTGLVGGSVPICDEIVLSLQRLNKVLSVDEVTGIAVVESGCILENFDQRAREVGLTVPLDLGAKASCHIGGNVSTNAGGVRVVRYGNLHGSVLGVEAVLANGQVLDLMSNFKKDNTGYHMKHLFIGSEGTLGVITKLSMLCPHTSKSVNVAFIGLNSFDDVLKTFVSAKRNLGEILSSCELIDERALNTALEQFKFLNAPISGYPFYMLIETSGSNGDHDEEKINQFIGDGMEKGEILDGTVTGDPGKVQEIWKIREMVPLGLIEKSFCFKYDISLPLRDFYSIVDVMRERCGPLATVVCGYGHLGDSNLHLNVSCEEFNDAIYKKVEPFVYEYTSKLKGSISAEHGIGFLKKDYLHYSKDPVAINWMRDMKKMLDPNGILNPYKVLN